In one Myxococcales bacterium genomic region, the following are encoded:
- a CDS encoding ABC-2 family transporter protein — MKTLSVWSSLLSYARLLALQLKTSALLALQYRVDFALDALVEVVWAVSALVPLLVIFETRNTIAGWAFAEALLVVGWFTMLQGVIEGAINPSLLSIVEHVRNGTLDFLLIKPKDAQFLLSTSRFSPWKCANVITAFVIFGVALRRIERTPTAVDIAFATMLFVAAVAILYSITLLSVSASFFVVRIDNLTYLFSSLFDVARWPSSVFRGALRFVFTFIIPFGLMTTYPAEALLGRLPVMRLAVALTIALAFVIGSRVVLRRSIRHYTSASS; from the coding sequence ATGAAGACGCTGTCGGTGTGGTCGTCGCTGCTGTCGTATGCGCGCCTCCTCGCGTTGCAGCTGAAGACGAGCGCCTTGCTCGCGCTGCAATACCGCGTGGACTTTGCGCTCGACGCGCTCGTGGAGGTGGTCTGGGCCGTGAGCGCGCTGGTGCCGCTGCTCGTCATCTTCGAGACGCGGAACACCATCGCGGGCTGGGCCTTCGCCGAGGCGCTCTTGGTGGTCGGTTGGTTCACGATGCTTCAAGGCGTTATCGAGGGCGCCATCAACCCGAGCCTGTTGTCGATCGTGGAGCACGTTCGCAATGGCACCCTCGACTTCTTGTTGATCAAGCCGAAAGACGCCCAGTTTTTGCTGTCGACGTCGCGCTTTTCGCCGTGGAAGTGCGCCAACGTGATCACGGCCTTCGTGATCTTCGGCGTGGCGCTGCGCCGCATCGAGCGAACGCCGACGGCCGTCGACATCGCCTTCGCGACGATGCTCTTCGTGGCCGCCGTGGCGATTCTGTATTCGATCACGCTCTTGTCCGTGAGCGCGTCGTTCTTCGTCGTGCGCATCGATAACCTCACGTACCTGTTCTCGTCGCTCTTCGACGTGGCCCGGTGGCCGAGCAGCGTCTTCCGTGGCGCGCTTCGCTTCGTCTTCACGTTCATCATTCCCTTTGGCTTGATGACGACGTACCCGGCGGAGGCGCTCCTCGGCCGCTTGCCGGTGATGCGCCTCGCGGTGGCGCTCACCATCGCGCTCGCGTTTGTGATTGGCTCACGCGTCGTGCTCCGCCGCTCGATCCGGCACTACACGTCGGCGAGCAGCTAG
- a CDS encoding PIN domain-containing protein, which yields MRSVVYDAGALVAAERNDRRMWAEHRVRLELGLSVAVPAPVVAQVSRSAKQVQLRRLLAGCEVVAFDEATAHAAGRLLASSKTNDVVDAAVVELAIDRHADVVTGDIRDLSKLASAARARLRFIEI from the coding sequence TTGAGGAGCGTTGTCTACGACGCGGGCGCTCTTGTTGCAGCAGAGCGCAACGACCGCCGAATGTGGGCGGAGCATCGTGTGCGGCTTGAGCTTGGTCTCTCCGTCGCCGTTCCCGCGCCAGTGGTCGCCCAGGTGAGTCGTTCGGCGAAGCAGGTGCAGCTGCGGCGCTTGCTCGCCGGTTGCGAGGTCGTCGCATTCGACGAAGCCACCGCTCATGCCGCGGGCCGGCTCCTCGCCTCGTCGAAGACGAACGACGTCGTCGACGCGGCCGTCGTCGAGCTGGCCATCGATCGGCACGCCGACGTGGTGACCGGGGACATCCGGGACCTCTCGAAGCTAGCCAGCGCCGCACGTGCCCGGCTTCGCTTCATTGAGATTTGA